A genomic region of Caenorhabditis elegans chromosome V contains the following coding sequences:
- the C16D9.4 gene encoding Alpha-1,6-mannosyl-glycoprotein 2-beta-N-acetylglucosaminyltransferase (Partially confirmed by transcript evidence) — MRDKLILVIGVTLAIFLILSHYSEVTDYENIEVHPRNLVKSNEKPQRSSKVINTSSESKPAQSQIAASQRSSPGCDCKSEKSGKHINLCYTDPQNLTSIGKQFDCGHLPILEKLNLVDNPGPFVDFKSTDEISKNIVFVSATSDNHYEQATNSISSVYKMYPNAKFILYSLSLKETCISQLKEKFEKIEVRVFDTSGYPDYTNNWMEYRFKPLIVAEVMKEYEYIWWMDAHISVKTAGLIEAFSKELSENSKKTDTRVQIPIYFFIHSSHSNFATLFKSLLTFFPTNSISLLKDPNRGAQLGANTIFFARTKYTVETVKWWVLCALDQKCMNPPGAQVYCRFPDNDRNTQFANCYRFDQSVLNLLMLNEFQDYKKYHSKLGSYF; from the exons ATGCGTGACAAACTGATACTTGTCATTGGAGTCACTTTAgctatatttttgattttatcacACTATAGTGAGGTTACCGATTATGAG aatattgaaGTACATCCACGTAATCTGGtcaaatcaaatgaaaaaccTCAAAGATCATCAAAAGTTATCAATACTTCATCTGAATCAAAACCAGCCCAATCTCAAATCGCAGCATCACAAAGATCTTCACCAGGCTGTGActgcaaatcggaaaaatctggaaaacatATTAACTTATGTTATACAGACCCACAGAATTTAACTTCCattggaaaacaatttgattGTGGACACTTACCCATTTTAGAGAAATTAA atctcgttGACAACCCTGGACCATTTGTAGATTTCAAAAGTACAgatgaaatttctaaaaacattgTATTCGTCTCGGCAACATCGGATAATCACTATGAGCAAGCGACGAACAGCATTTCTTCAGTCTATAAAATGTATCCAAATGCAAAGTTTATATTATACAGCTTGAGTCTCAAAGAGACGTGTATAAGTCAATTAAAAGAGaagtttgagaaaatcgaAGTCCGTGTGTTTGACACTAGTGGATATCCAGATTATACAAATAATTGGATGGAATATCGATTTAAGCCACTTATTGTGGCAGAAGTTATGAAGGAGTATGAATACATTTGGTGGATGGATGCGCATATTTCAGTTAAAACTGCTGGGCTTATTGaagcattttcaaaagaattatctgaaaattctaagaaaactGATACTAGAGTa CAAATCCCTATATactttttcattcattcaagTCACAGCAACTTTGCCACTTTATTTAAAT CGTTATTAACGTTTTTCCCAACAAATTCCATATCACTTTTGAAAGATCCTAATCGTGGAGCCCAGCTGGGTGCAAACACTATCTTCTTTGCAAGAACCAAATACACTGTTGAGACAGTAAAATG GTGGGTCCTGTGTGCCCTTGACCAGAAGTGTATGAATCCACCAGGTGCTCAAGTTTATTGTCGTTTTCCAGATAATGATAGGAATACTCAATTTGCTAATTGCTATAG atttgaccAATCTGTGCTCAACCTACTGATGCTGAATGAATTTCAAGactataaaaaatatcattcaAAACTTGGATCTTACTTTTAA
- the C16D9.3 gene encoding uncharacterized protein (Confirmed by transcript evidence) translates to MKMIKPDVISKLFKEIASKRISDYYSSLISFRETDHSNFDVLHPDLLSYFPSDSIQLLQQERQIGPGNMFVVRTKYTLKIVKWWVLCSLTENCMNPPGSQLKCHFDKSRERLHANCYRYDQSVVNLLLLNDFKKIEKYLMRSLINSFERIH, encoded by the exons atgaaaatgataaaacctGATGTCATCAGCAAATTATTCAAAGAAATCGCTTCAAAGCGAATAAGTGATTATTACTCGTCGTTGATTTCTTTCCGAGAAACTGATCACAGTAACTTCGATGTTTTACATCCAG accTACTATCCTATTTTCCATCCGACTCCATTCAACTTCTACAACAAGAACGTCAAATTGGACCGGGAAATATGTTTGTTGTTCGAACAAAATAtacactgaaaattgtaaaatg GTGGGTCCTCTGTTCACTTACAGAGAATTGTATGAACCCTCCTGGATCTCAACTGAAATGTCATTTTGATAAAAGCCGAGAGCGTCTACATGCAAATTGCTACAG ATATGATCAATCGGTAGTTAACTTGTTGTTACTTAatgatttcaagaaaatcgaaaaatactTGATGAGAAGTCTGATAAATTCTTTCGAAAGGATACAttga